From the Leptolyngbya sp. O-77 genome, one window contains:
- a CDS encoding M23 family metallopeptidase, whose amino-acid sequence MREVSNNLGKFLLTAGIALSLLVVVEAHQKMSEARSLNALATQNAIRTTPGAVPADRFMPQVTDPSTRDLAPADSTRSIFPRLRRSPQPASTTSTPTLNPNATGTIQPTRPSANPTAISVGEPGAQAQNISSVDVAQVVARNEWSNVSFPLEQFQAYTSPFGYRRSIEGYNYNEFHYGLDMAAPQGSYIRTWTTGVVVEVTDDSNCGTSVVVEAGRWLSIYCHMEGRVDRTGGRRSMLDRAGGIQIYEGQTVYAGQRVGRVGMTGRTTGPHLHWGLKYDSNWVDPALVLRAMYSGQQTAQGLPQMPTQIARMEEMEE is encoded by the coding sequence ATGAGAGAAGTTTCAAACAACTTAGGAAAATTTCTGCTAACTGCTGGCATTGCCCTCTCTCTGCTCGTCGTAGTAGAAGCCCATCAAAAAATGAGCGAAGCTCGCTCTCTCAATGCCTTAGCAACCCAGAACGCAATCCGCACTACGCCCGGTGCTGTACCTGCCGACCGCTTCATGCCCCAAGTGACCGACCCTTCTACCCGTGACCTAGCTCCTGCGGACTCAACTCGGTCAATTTTTCCCAGACTGCGGCGATCGCCCCAGCCTGCTTCCACGACCTCAACCCCAACGCTCAACCCCAACGCTACGGGAACGATCCAGCCCACGAGACCCAGCGCCAACCCCACAGCGATCAGCGTAGGCGAACCTGGCGCTCAGGCTCAGAACATTTCCTCAGTTGACGTTGCCCAGGTGGTCGCCCGCAACGAGTGGAGCAATGTTTCCTTTCCGCTAGAGCAATTCCAGGCGTACACCTCGCCCTTTGGCTATCGTCGCTCCATCGAAGGCTACAACTACAACGAGTTTCACTATGGTCTGGATATGGCCGCACCCCAGGGCAGCTACATCCGCACCTGGACGACAGGCGTGGTGGTCGAAGTGACGGATGACTCGAACTGCGGCACTTCAGTCGTGGTGGAGGCCGGACGCTGGCTCAGCATTTACTGCCACATGGAGGGGCGGGTCGATCGCACAGGGGGTCGCCGCTCTATGCTCGATCGCGCAGGCGGCATCCAAATTTACGAGGGGCAGACGGTTTACGCCGGCCAGCGAGTAGGTCGCGTCGGCATGACGGGTCGCACCACCGGGCCCCACCTGCACTGGGGTTTGAAGTATGACAGCAACTGGGTAGACCCGGCACTAGTGCTGCGAGCCATGTACAGCGGTCAGCAAACTGCCCAGGGGCTACCGCAAATGCCTACGCAAATTGCCCGCATGGAAGAAATGGAAGAGTAG
- the menB gene encoding 1,4-dihydroxy-2-naphthoyl-CoA synthase: MHADWQTAKSYEDILYHKADGIAKITINRPHKRNAFRPETVAELYDAFSNAREDPRIGVVLLTGAGPHTDGKYAFCAGGDQSVRGQGGYLDQGGTPRLNVLDLQRLIRTMPKVVIALVAGYAIGGGHVLHVVCDLTIAADNAIFGQTGPKVGSFDGGFGASYLARIVGQKKAREIWYLCRQYTAQQALDMGLVNCVVPVEQLEAEGIAWAQEILEKSPIAIRCLKSAFNADCDGQAGLQELAGNATLLYYMTEEGSEGKQAFLEKRSPDFRQYPWLP; encoded by the coding sequence ATGCACGCGGACTGGCAGACTGCAAAAAGCTACGAAGATATCCTCTATCACAAGGCAGATGGCATCGCCAAAATCACGATCAACCGCCCCCACAAGCGCAATGCCTTTCGTCCGGAGACGGTTGCCGAACTGTACGATGCCTTTAGCAATGCCCGCGAAGATCCCCGGATTGGGGTGGTGCTGTTGACCGGAGCAGGCCCCCATACGGACGGGAAATACGCTTTTTGCGCGGGCGGGGATCAGAGCGTGCGCGGTCAGGGCGGCTATTTAGATCAAGGCGGCACGCCCCGGCTGAACGTCCTAGACTTGCAGCGACTGATCCGCACGATGCCTAAGGTGGTGATTGCGCTAGTGGCAGGCTATGCGATTGGGGGCGGTCATGTCCTTCATGTTGTTTGCGACCTCACCATTGCCGCAGACAACGCCATTTTTGGGCAAACTGGGCCCAAGGTTGGCAGTTTTGACGGGGGCTTTGGTGCTAGCTATCTGGCCCGTATTGTTGGACAAAAGAAAGCGAGAGAAATCTGGTATCTCTGCCGCCAGTACACCGCCCAGCAGGCCCTCGATATGGGGCTCGTCAACTGTGTTGTGCCTGTGGAGCAGTTGGAAGCCGAGGGGATCGCTTGGGCGCAGGAGATTCTGGAGAAAAGCCCAATCGCCATCCGCTGCCTGAAGTCTGCTTTCAATGCCGATTGTGATGGACAGGCGGGGCTGCAAGAGCTAGCAGGCAACGCAACGCTGCTCTATTACATGACAGAAGAAGGTAGCGAGGGCAAGCAGGCGTTTCTGGAAAAGCGATCGCCCGATTTTCGTCAATATCCCTGGCTGCCCTGA
- a CDS encoding response regulator transcription factor, with protein MPRILVIDDDVSISELVAVNLEMAGYDVSQAADGVKGQALALQLLPDLIMLDLMLPKVDGFTVCQRLRRDERTADIPVLMLTALSQTQDKVEGFNAGADDYLTKPFEVEEMLARVRALLRRTDRIPQAAKHTEILNYGPLTLVPERLEAIWFDQTVKLTHLEFELLHCLLQRHGQTVSPSEILKEVWGYDPDDDIETIRVHVRHLRTKLEPDPRHPRYIKTVYGAGYCLELPATATSAESVEP; from the coding sequence ATGCCTCGGATACTTGTAATCGACGACGACGTTTCCATCTCAGAGCTAGTAGCCGTCAATCTAGAAATGGCTGGATATGACGTGAGCCAGGCCGCAGACGGGGTCAAAGGCCAGGCGTTGGCACTGCAACTGCTGCCCGACCTGATCATGCTCGACCTGATGTTGCCCAAAGTAGACGGCTTTACCGTGTGCCAGCGGCTCCGGCGAGACGAGCGCACAGCCGACATTCCTGTGCTCATGCTCACCGCCCTCAGCCAGACCCAGGACAAGGTGGAAGGTTTCAATGCAGGCGCAGACGACTACCTCACTAAGCCCTTTGAGGTAGAGGAAATGCTAGCGAGAGTCCGCGCCCTCCTTCGCCGCACTGACCGCATTCCCCAGGCGGCAAAGCATACGGAAATTCTGAACTATGGCCCGCTGACGCTGGTGCCAGAGCGGTTAGAAGCAATCTGGTTTGACCAGACCGTGAAGCTAACGCATTTGGAATTCGAGCTACTGCACTGCCTGCTGCAACGGCATGGGCAGACGGTTTCCCCCAGCGAAATCCTGAAGGAAGTCTGGGGTTACGATCCCGACGACGATATTGAGACGATTCGGGTTCATGTGCGGCATCTACGAACCAAGCTAGAGCCTGATCCCCGCCATCCGCGCTATATCAAAACGGTTTACGGCGCAGGCTACTGCCTGGAGCTTCCGGCAACAGCCACCTCCGCAGAGTCGGTAGAACCATAG
- a CDS encoding Mo-dependent nitrogenase C-terminal domain-containing protein — protein sequence MNWSHYRTPDLALSSWTWLPNDAATSQFHPATEPPTTLYRTAFVSPSLRPQCGPLQPLRQWLNNIEISSEAQAHRICQAIPARCPFEREVRVFGKTILRIPPLCKLNPVYEEVVALRFRAMCYLADECGVDVTPYC from the coding sequence ATGAATTGGTCTCATTACAGAACCCCGGATCTGGCGCTCTCTAGCTGGACATGGCTTCCTAACGACGCTGCAACCAGTCAGTTCCATCCAGCCACCGAGCCACCAACTACCCTCTACAGAACAGCATTCGTCTCACCGTCGCTGCGTCCCCAGTGTGGGCCATTGCAACCCCTACGCCAATGGCTCAACAACATTGAAATTTCAAGCGAAGCCCAAGCCCATCGGATCTGTCAGGCGATCCCTGCCCGGTGTCCCTTCGAGCGAGAGGTGCGGGTCTTTGGTAAAACGATTCTCCGGATTCCGCCGCTGTGCAAGCTCAATCCCGTCTATGAAGAGGTTGTAGCGCTTCGGTTTCGGGCAATGTGCTACCTGGCAGATGAATGCGGGGTGGACGTAACGCCTTATTGCTAA
- the bioD gene encoding dethiobiotin synthase: protein MFPEKFFITGTDTNVGKTVVSALLTLGLNASYWKPIQSGLDPISDTDYVRKVTGLDDSHFLPERFTLTQPLSPHAAAEIDGVQIHLSDFQLPSQLPYKPLIIEGAGGLMVPLNEEDFVIDLIRQFQLPVCLVTRSTLGTINHTLLSLSQLRRMEIPILGVIVNGPKNEGNRAAIAHYGNVPILAELEPLAEVNPATLKQVFDQLFRA from the coding sequence ATGTTTCCAGAAAAATTCTTCATTACAGGAACCGATACTAACGTAGGAAAAACGGTCGTCTCTGCCTTGCTAACCCTTGGGCTGAATGCGTCCTATTGGAAGCCGATTCAGTCGGGGCTTGATCCGATCAGCGATACGGATTACGTGCGGAAAGTCACTGGTTTAGATGACTCCCATTTCCTGCCAGAAAGGTTCACGTTAACGCAGCCCCTCTCTCCCCATGCCGCCGCTGAGATTGATGGTGTTCAGATCCATCTTTCCGATTTTCAGCTACCCTCTCAACTGCCATATAAACCTCTCATTATTGAAGGAGCAGGCGGGCTAATGGTGCCGCTCAATGAAGAGGATTTTGTGATTGATTTAATCCGACAGTTTCAGCTTCCGGTTTGTCTCGTGACTCGCAGCACGTTGGGCACGATTAACCATACCCTGCTGTCGCTGTCTCAACTGCGGCGGATGGAAATTCCGATTTTGGGTGTGATTGTGAACGGCCCCAAAAATGAGGGAAATCGAGCAGCGATCGCCCACTACGGCAACGTGCCCATTCTTGCAGAACTGGAGCCATTAGCCGAAGTCAATCCCGCTACACTCAAGCAAGTATTTGATCAGCTTTTCCGAGCTTAA
- a CDS encoding methyltransferase domain-containing protein produces the protein MERTHAKCRIEEAFGQAATQYDQGSFGAKKNARARLLEELDRVCPELPSGKVIEIGCGTGFVTQGLVKKMGDRPLEITDLSQSMLAVCQQQVSQTSHSSEMTFRTLDGELWQPISRSYALIISSFVVQWFEQLEPALDRWISALKPGGKILISFPTCHSFPEWKAACRSLDLSFTGNLLPDPGAIAQFLASRPVQTQYWQQSIGISFASSRDFFRSLKQIGAGTSLSKTRLSISDFKQLVGALDEFASLSEGIHYDVAYFTISRNKI, from the coding sequence TTGGAGAGAACCCATGCAAAATGTCGAATTGAGGAAGCCTTTGGACAAGCTGCAACGCAATATGATCAGGGCAGCTTTGGTGCAAAAAAAAATGCGCGGGCCCGGTTACTAGAGGAACTCGATCGGGTGTGCCCTGAACTGCCCTCTGGAAAAGTGATTGAGATTGGCTGCGGTACGGGTTTTGTGACTCAAGGATTAGTAAAGAAGATGGGCGATCGCCCTCTGGAAATCACTGACTTATCCCAGTCAATGCTCGCCGTTTGCCAGCAGCAAGTTTCTCAGACCAGCCATTCTTCTGAAATGACCTTCAGAACCCTTGACGGTGAACTTTGGCAACCCATTTCTAGGAGCTATGCGTTGATTATTAGCAGCTTCGTTGTGCAGTGGTTTGAGCAGCTTGAGCCTGCGCTAGATCGCTGGATTTCTGCTCTCAAACCGGGCGGCAAAATTCTCATCTCGTTCCCAACCTGTCACAGTTTTCCAGAGTGGAAAGCAGCCTGTCGAAGCCTGGACTTGTCCTTTACCGGAAATCTCCTGCCTGATCCAGGGGCGATCGCCCAATTCCTCGCATCTCGGCCTGTTCAAACTCAATACTGGCAACAATCCATCGGCATTTCCTTCGCGTCTTCACGTGACTTCTTCCGCAGCTTAAAGCAAATTGGTGCGGGAACTAGCCTTTCCAAAACCAGGCTTTCCATTTCAGACTTTAAACAGTTGGTTGGCGCACTCGATGAATTTGCAAGTCTTTCCGAAGGGATTCACTATGACGTAGCCTATTTCACTATTTCTCGCAATAAAATTTAA
- the bioA gene encoding adenosylmethionine--8-amino-7-oxononanoate transaminase, whose product MALEPLKVKSAQGVWLELETGHKMIDCISSWWVNTYGHCHPKIAEAIYQQAQQLEQVIFAGFTHDPAEQLAEKLVEKLGAPFNRVFFSDNGSTAVEVGLKIAYQYWVNQGQARSTFLAFDGAYHGDTFGAMSVGARSLFSAVFSNLLFNVEFVPFPSTHWGDRTAEETEAKVLSILEKVLDERGDRIAGIIIEPLVQGAGGMRMCRPQFLQKLRAIAQSFNTLLIFDEVMTGFGRTGDWFACHKAGVSPDILCLSKGITGGFLPFAVTVCSEEIYHAFYDDEPLKTLYHGHSYTANPLGCAAALAGLELMTEYEPQFRSMEAKHYAQLAQLKDHPAVEKLRVTGTIAAMDLVTQERSGYLNTISLEIRQRAIAKGLLLRPLGNVLYILPPYCIRDAELSQIYQGIEEILTDLSKDFLI is encoded by the coding sequence GTGGCGCTTGAACCTCTAAAAGTAAAATCTGCTCAAGGCGTTTGGCTGGAGTTAGAAACTGGGCACAAAATGATTGACTGCATCTCCAGCTGGTGGGTCAACACTTACGGACATTGCCATCCCAAAATTGCTGAGGCAATCTATCAGCAGGCGCAGCAGCTCGAGCAAGTCATTTTTGCTGGATTTACCCATGACCCCGCAGAGCAACTGGCGGAGAAACTAGTCGAAAAGCTGGGCGCTCCGTTTAATCGGGTCTTCTTTTCTGACAATGGCTCAACGGCGGTCGAAGTCGGGCTAAAGATAGCGTATCAATACTGGGTGAATCAGGGGCAGGCAAGAAGCACATTTCTAGCATTTGACGGAGCCTATCATGGGGACACCTTTGGCGCGATGTCAGTGGGTGCGCGTTCCTTATTTTCGGCGGTATTTTCCAACTTGCTATTTAACGTGGAGTTTGTTCCATTTCCCTCAACCCATTGGGGCGATCGCACGGCTGAAGAAACAGAAGCAAAGGTTCTTTCAATCCTTGAGAAAGTGCTAGATGAACGGGGCGATCGCATCGCAGGAATAATTATTGAACCGCTAGTGCAGGGGGCGGGTGGAATGCGGATGTGTAGACCCCAGTTCTTGCAGAAGCTGAGGGCGATCGCCCAGTCTTTTAACACGCTGCTGATTTTTGATGAAGTGATGACGGGCTTTGGGCGCACGGGGGACTGGTTTGCCTGTCATAAAGCAGGCGTTTCGCCTGATATTCTCTGCCTTTCTAAAGGAATTACGGGCGGCTTTTTGCCGTTTGCTGTAACAGTCTGCTCAGAAGAAATTTACCACGCATTCTATGATGACGAGCCGCTGAAAACGCTGTATCACGGACATAGCTATACAGCCAACCCGCTGGGCTGTGCGGCGGCGCTGGCAGGGCTAGAGCTAATGACTGAATATGAGCCACAGTTTCGCAGTATGGAAGCAAAACATTATGCACAGTTGGCTCAGTTGAAAGACCATCCTGCTGTTGAAAAATTGCGCGTTACGGGTACGATTGCAGCGATGGATCTGGTGACCCAAGAACGATCGGGATACCTCAACACAATTTCGCTGGAAATTCGTCAGCGGGCGATCGCCAAAGGTCTTCTGCTACGTCCACTTGGAAACGTTCTGTATATTTTGCCGCCCTACTGTATCCGTGACGCAGAGTTGTCCCAAATCTATCAGGGAATTGAAGAAATCTTGACGGATTTGTCCAAAGATTTTCTAATTTGA
- a CDS encoding alpha/beta fold hydrolase has translation MSSGIEAIAYHGWGFDADLWQLWAAALKTAGVEVQLFDRGYFGLPNQPGFSQQPSRKVILAHSYGLHLCPVEQMHQADLVLVFSGFSSFHPLSGRSRDRSKSILQIMIQQFEKTPSLVLQNFYKKCFSPVEVDPAWREPSESFRVRENRLNSALLLQDLQLLDESIQNLDHLPQTAHAIAFHGQSDRIVPFPDTPEQATHLLARAEFISIPDAGHLLHLTHFERCWERAIAAIHSLPPA, from the coding sequence ATGAGCAGCGGCATTGAGGCGATTGCCTATCACGGCTGGGGGTTTGACGCAGACCTGTGGCAGCTGTGGGCGGCGGCGTTGAAAACTGCGGGCGTTGAGGTGCAACTATTCGACCGGGGCTATTTTGGCTTGCCCAATCAGCCCGGTTTTAGCCAACAGCCTTCCCGTAAAGTGATTCTGGCTCATTCCTATGGGCTTCATCTCTGTCCAGTAGAGCAGATGCATCAGGCCGATCTAGTGCTGGTCTTCAGCGGATTTTCGTCGTTTCATCCGCTGTCGGGGCGATCGCGCGATCGCTCAAAAAGCATTCTCCAAATCATGATTCAGCAGTTTGAAAAAACACCGAGCCTAGTCTTGCAAAACTTCTACAAAAAGTGTTTCTCACCTGTCGAGGTTGATCCAGCCTGGCGTGAACCTTCTGAAAGTTTTCGGGTTCGCGAAAATCGGCTCAATTCTGCCCTCTTGCTGCAAGATTTACAACTGTTAGATGAGTCGATTCAGAATCTCGACCACTTGCCGCAAACGGCTCATGCCATTGCCTTTCATGGTCAGAGCGATCGCATTGTTCCATTTCCAGATACCCCTGAGCAAGCCACGCATCTGCTGGCGAGGGCTGAGTTTATCTCGATTCCCGATGCTGGACATCTACTGCATTTGACGCATTTTGAGCGCTGCTGGGAACGGGCGATCGCCGCTATTCATTCTCTACCTCCCGCATGA
- a CDS encoding SRPBCC family protein: MADWLDHTVQVEVEAPIERVWGLWSDLEQMPKWMKWIDSVTIQPDHPDLSRWKLASSGFEFSWQSRITKLVQHQIMQWESVDGLPNRGAIRFYDRGDRSVVKLTVSYAIPGILGKVMDNLFLGRLVESTLQADLNRFRDYALRAELSG, encoded by the coding sequence ATGGCCGACTGGTTAGATCACACCGTTCAAGTCGAAGTCGAAGCGCCCATCGAGCGGGTGTGGGGACTCTGGTCTGACCTGGAGCAAATGCCCAAGTGGATGAAGTGGATCGACTCGGTGACGATTCAGCCCGATCACCCCGACCTGTCGCGCTGGAAACTGGCTTCTAGCGGGTTCGAGTTTAGCTGGCAGTCGCGCATCACCAAGCTGGTGCAACACCAGATCATGCAGTGGGAATCGGTGGACGGACTGCCCAACCGGGGCGCAATCCGGTTTTACGATCGGGGCGATCGCAGCGTGGTAAAGCTCACGGTGTCCTACGCGATCCCCGGTATTTTGGGCAAAGTGATGGACAATCTTTTTCTGGGTCGCCTGGTGGAATCGACGCTGCAAGCCGATCTCAACCGATTCCGCGACTACGCGCTACGGGCGGAGTTGTCGGGCTAA
- a CDS encoding aminotransferase class I/II-fold pyridoxal phosphate-dependent enzyme: MEEGDKFAFVEAFLEGRSRQQTRRSLQGVVPLDAVHVQKQGKTLVNFSANDYLGLSKHPALIAAAQDYTQRYGTGATASRLVTGSFDIHQQLEAALAAACGREASLLFNSGFQANVTVLGALLDRHALVLCDRLVHSSLLNGALASRATLTRYRHNDHEHLESLLRQAVNQRYSRVVIVSETVFSMDGDRADVDRLVHLAQTYGAILYLDEAHAIGVLGTGGMGLAMGNRGVDLAMGTLGKAFGAFGAFLVCSARLRDYLINACPGFIYTTALPPSVIGAIAAALELMPSLEGDRQRLTRHAETLRTQLRAAGFDTGSSSTHIIPIMLGEAERALYLAQWLESQGILAAAIRPPTVPQGTARLRLALSSQHTSQHLGSLIGALRNGHEQRH; encoded by the coding sequence ATGGAGGAAGGGGACAAGTTCGCGTTTGTTGAGGCGTTTTTGGAGGGGCGATCGCGCCAGCAAACGAGGCGATCGCTCCAAGGGGTTGTGCCGCTCGATGCCGTCCATGTGCAAAAGCAGGGCAAGACCTTGGTGAACTTTAGCGCTAATGACTATTTGGGATTGTCCAAACACCCCGCGCTGATTGCTGCCGCCCAGGACTATACGCAGCGCTACGGCACGGGCGCAACTGCATCGCGGCTGGTGACAGGCAGTTTCGACATTCACCAGCAGCTAGAGGCGGCGTTGGCGGCGGCCTGCGGGCGCGAAGCGTCGCTATTGTTCAATTCTGGGTTTCAGGCAAATGTAACGGTCTTGGGGGCGCTGCTCGATCGACATGCGCTGGTTCTGTGCGATCGCCTAGTTCACAGCAGCTTGCTCAACGGCGCACTGGCCAGCCGCGCCACGCTAACCCGCTATCGGCACAATGACCACGAGCATCTGGAATCGCTGCTGCGACAGGCGGTGAATCAGCGCTACAGTCGTGTCGTGATCGTGTCGGAAACGGTGTTCAGCATGGATGGTGATCGCGCGGATGTCGATCGGCTTGTTCACCTGGCGCAGACCTACGGCGCGATTTTGTATCTGGACGAGGCCCACGCGATCGGGGTGCTAGGCACGGGGGGAATGGGGTTGGCGATGGGCAATCGTGGTGTGGATCTGGCGATGGGCACGCTGGGCAAAGCCTTTGGTGCGTTTGGTGCGTTCCTGGTTTGCTCGGCGCGACTGCGGGACTATTTGATCAACGCTTGCCCCGGCTTTATTTACACCACAGCGCTTCCCCCCAGTGTGATTGGGGCGATCGCCGCTGCGCTGGAACTGATGCCCAGTCTGGAGGGCGATCGCCAGCGGTTGACCCGTCACGCAGAGACGTTGCGAACCCAGCTTCGGGCGGCAGGATTCGACACTGGGTCATCCTCCACGCACATTATTCCTATCATGCTGGGCGAGGCGGAACGGGCGCTGTACCTAGCTCAATGGCTAGAATCTCAGGGCATCCTTGCCGCGGCCATCCGCCCACCGACGGTTCCCCAAGGCACGGCGCGGCTGCGGCTCGCACTCTCTAGCCAGCACACCAGCCAGCATTTAGGATCATTAATTGGCGCGTTGAGGAACGGGCATGAGCAGCGGCATTGA
- the bioB gene encoding biotin synthase BioB, which produces MVASSIPALRYDWTAEEVLDLLQQPLMDLVHRAQTIHRQFNPPNQIQLATLLSVKTGGCSEDCAYCPQSAHYRTTVEPQPIHPVEVVLAAAERAKAAGASRFCMGWAWREIRDGKAFDQMLEMVRGVRSLGMEACVTAGMLTDTQAEKLAAAGLTAYNHNLDTSPEFYGQIITTRTYGDRLQTLERVRQAGISVCCGGIIGMGEGLSDRARMLSILASLNPHPESVPINALVAVAGTALEAQPPIDPLELVRMCAAARIAMPRARVRLSAGRSQLSREAQVLCFLAGANSIFYGDTLLTTGNPAEERDRQLLADIGAEPLVSCLETTPKNSVKK; this is translated from the coding sequence ATGGTTGCGTCTTCTATTCCTGCACTGCGCTACGACTGGACGGCTGAAGAAGTCCTCGATTTGCTGCAACAGCCACTCATGGATCTGGTGCATCGCGCCCAAACGATTCACCGCCAGTTCAATCCCCCGAACCAGATTCAATTGGCGACACTGCTGAGCGTGAAGACGGGCGGATGTTCGGAAGACTGCGCCTACTGCCCACAATCGGCCCATTACCGCACCACCGTTGAACCACAGCCAATTCACCCGGTAGAAGTAGTGCTGGCGGCGGCCGAACGGGCAAAGGCGGCGGGTGCGTCGCGCTTTTGTATGGGCTGGGCGTGGCGTGAAATCCGGGATGGCAAAGCGTTTGATCAAATGCTGGAGATGGTGCGGGGCGTGCGATCGCTCGGCATGGAGGCCTGCGTGACAGCGGGAATGCTGACCGACACCCAGGCGGAAAAGCTGGCTGCGGCGGGGCTGACTGCCTATAACCACAACCTCGACACCAGCCCCGAATTTTATGGGCAGATCATCACCACGCGCACCTATGGCGATCGCCTGCAAACGCTGGAACGGGTTCGGCAGGCGGGCATTTCCGTCTGCTGCGGCGGCATCATCGGCATGGGCGAGGGGCTGAGCGATCGCGCCCGGATGCTGAGTATCTTGGCCAGCCTGAATCCGCATCCCGAAAGCGTACCCATCAACGCGCTGGTGGCTGTGGCGGGCACGGCGCTAGAAGCTCAACCGCCCATCGACCCGCTGGAACTGGTGCGGATGTGCGCCGCTGCCCGTATCGCCATGCCTAGGGCAAGGGTGCGCCTTAGTGCGGGACGCAGCCAACTGAGCCGCGAAGCACAGGTTCTATGCTTTTTGGCGGGGGCAAACTCGATATTTTATGGCGATACGCTGCTGACGACGGGCAATCCTGCAGAAGAGCGCGATCGCCAGCTGCTGGCCGACATTGGCGCAGAGCCGCTGGTATCTTGCCTAGAAACCACCCCAAAAAATAGCGTGAAAAAATAG
- a CDS encoding DUF1815 family protein produces the protein MFLRLAEQHRRFVHDLVMDLQALAIVLERQGYLASCYTCGGQMNSASFMVSLGENHLIRFLVSDYGITWTEMRDDRELMKLEGAEAVSQLQELANLAKFQIKPSDGHVSLARVSGGAA, from the coding sequence ATGTTTTTGCGACTTGCAGAACAGCACCGTCGGTTTGTTCATGACTTGGTAATGGATCTCCAGGCATTGGCCATTGTGCTGGAGCGCCAGGGTTACCTTGCGTCTTGCTATACCTGCGGTGGTCAGATGAACAGCGCGTCCTTTATGGTGAGTCTGGGTGAGAACCACCTAATCCGCTTTTTGGTGTCAGACTATGGCATTACCTGGACAGAGATGCGCGACGATCGCGAGCTAATGAAGCTTGAAGGCGCAGAGGCGGTTAGCCAGCTTCAAGAATTGGCGAATCTCGCAAAGTTCCAAATTAAGCCGTCGGACGGGCATGTTTCGCTAGCGCGGGTTTCGGGTGGGGCAGCCTGA